In Juglans microcarpa x Juglans regia isolate MS1-56 chromosome 4S, Jm3101_v1.0, whole genome shotgun sequence, a single window of DNA contains:
- the LOC121262376 gene encoding uncharacterized protein LOC121262376 yields the protein MELGPRGMQHPLHPEHTLEITKGLWENCHDCGEKCKGVYVYHCSSCEFYLHPKCALLALTIKAESHDHPLSLLRRSLSFTCDTCGEKRNPCMSYFCITCSFMIHTQCALFPLNLKVTRHDHPLSLNLKYFPRLNQSENREICQLCVRKVDTKYKAYYCSSCDFAAHPRCATKIMVIRDKTFDPELKDDQPNETHLLGPDESTEPLFQIVDKINPGNGKAEIVTEIKHIWHEHHLKLAVELENDEKCNGCTQYLSSPHYCCLQCKFFLHKSCADLPRKKLHPLHNHPLALLPNKSQDEYGPEIFRCNACESLCNGFVYSCDGCRFQLDVPCSLIPTKFTHEGHDHPLFLLSSGNADSGKCTSCGKFRSLLIIRCADCEFSMDLECGTLPRTTKYGPYKQPFILSYTVEDDSGEYYCDICEEKRDPKHWFYYCADLLFAAHPKCILGDYPHIKFGHTYTYDVHEHPLTFVERTTDHPNCQACGNSQRSFIFECVKCDFILDHDCLRKMKK from the coding sequence ATGGAGCTTGGACCCCGAGGGATGCAACATCCGTTGCACCCGGAACATACCCTTGAGATCACTAAAGGATTATGGGAAAATTGCCATGACTGCGGTGAAAAATGCAAGGGCGTCTACGTATATCATTGTTCTAGCTGCGAATTTTACCTTCATCCAAAATGCGCTTTGCTAGCGCTCACCATAAAAGCTGAAAGTCATGACCATCCTTTGAGCCTCCTTCGAAGATCATTGTCGTTCACTTGCGATACTTGTggggaaaaaagaaatccaTGCATGTCCTACTTTTGTATCACCTGCTCATTCATGATTCACACGCAATGTGCTCTCTTTCCATTGAATCTCAAAGTAACACGTCACGACCACCCTCTGAGTCTGAACCTCAAATACTTTCCTCGACTCAACCAATCGGAGAATAGGGAAATTTGCCAACTCTGTGTTAGAAAGGTGGACACAAAATACAAAGCTTATTATTGCTCTAGTTGTGATTTTGCTGCACATCCTCGTTGTGCTACAAAAATCATGGTCATCAGGGATAAAACATTTGACCCGGAATTGAAAGATGATCAGCCTAATGAGACCCACCTTCTTGGGCCAGATGAATCGACTGAACCGTTGTTTCAAATTGTCGACAAGATCAACCCGGGAAACGGAAAAGCTGAAATCGTCACAGAGATCAAACATATATGGCATGAACATCACTTAAAGCTTGCAGTGGAGCTAGAGAACGATGAAAAATGCAACGGGTGTACGCAGTATCTCTCCTCTCCGCATTATTGTTGTTTACAATGCAAGTTCTTTCTTCACAAATCTTGTGCTGATTTACCCAGAAAAAAATTACACCCACTCCATAACCATCCGCTCGCACTCCTCCCAAACAAATCTCAGGATGAATATGGCCCTGAAATCTTTCGTTGTAATGCTTGTGAAAGTTTGTGTAATGGGTTCGTATACAGTTGTGATGGCTGCCGCTTTCAGCTCGATGTCCCTTGTAGTTTGATTCCAACCAAATTTACGCATGAGGGTCATGACCACCCACTTTTTCTTTTGAGCTCAGGCAATGCAGATTCCGGTAAATGTACCTCCTGTGGCAAATTTAGAAGTCTGTTGATCATACGTTGTGCTGATTGTGAATTTTCTATGGACTTGGAATGCGGTACACTACCGCGTACCACAAAATATGGGCCCTATAAGCAACCCTTCATACTCTCTTACACCGTTGAGGATGACTCTGGTGAGTATTACTGTGATATTTGCGAGGAAAAGCGAGATCCGAAGCATTGGTTCTACTATTGTGCAGATCTCCTTTTTGCTGCTCACCCAAAATGTATTCTGGGGGATTATCCACATATCAAGTTTGGGCACACTTACACATacgacgtccacgagcatcctCTTACTTTTGTTGAGAGGACCACGGATCATCCTAATTGTCAAGCTTGTGGTAATTCTCAGAGATCATTTATCTTTGAATGTGTCAAGTGTGATTTCATTCTCGATCATGATTGtttgaggaaaatgaagaaatga
- the LOC121262378 gene encoding alpha-crystallin domain-containing protein 22.3 isoform X2 encodes MASPIRRGGSRKENNESEHLNSQQAILDVAPLNSVPYIGPPTPHSYTASSSTKRSGETVEKVGSALIFLPSLSTQEGWNNVVAATRVRVELTGSAAMGKIGPAIGLMDIGESKDSYCFRVSLPGVARNENDFNCDVEPSGKIVIKGVTTTGETIVCKNSQIFQMQTQNLCPPGHFSISFQLPGPVDHQQCSGSFGIDGLLEGIVKKR; translated from the exons ATGGCTTCCCCTATTAG GCGTGGGggatcaagaaaagaaaacaatgagTCAGAGCACTTAAATTCCCAGCAAGCCATTCTTGATGTGGCACCTCTCAACAGTGTTCCATACATTGGTCCGCCTACTCCTCATAGCTATACTGCATCATCTTCAACCAAAAGGTCTGGTGAGACCGTGGAAAAAGTTGGGTCAGCTCTAATATTTCTGCCTTCACTTTCCACTCAGGAAGGGTGGAATAATGTTGTTGCTGCCACAAGAGTTAGGGTTGAATTGACTGGGAGTGCAGCTATGGGAAAGATTGGACCAGCAATAGGACTAATGGACATTGGTGAATCCAAAGATTCTTACTGTTTTCGTGTCTCATTGCCAGGGGTAGCAAGAAATGAGA ATGATTTCAATTGTGACGTGGAACCTAGTGGAAAAATAGTAATAAAGGGAGTAACAACGACTGGTGAAACAATAGTGTGCAAGAACTCTCAAATCTTTCAGATGCAGACACAAAATTTGTGCCCACCAGGGCACTTCTCTATCTCATTCCAGCTGCCAGGTCCAGTTGATCACCAACAATGTTCTGGTTCCTTCGGGATTGATGGGCTTTTGGAAGGAATTGTGAAAAAGAGGTGA
- the LOC121262378 gene encoding alpha-crystallin domain-containing protein 22.3 isoform X1, with amino-acid sequence MASPIRRGGSRKENNESEHLNSQQAILDVAPLNSVPYIGPPTPHSYTASSSTKRSGETVEKVGSALIFLPSLSTQEGWNNVVAATRVRVELTGSAAMGKIGPAIGLMDIGESKDSYCFRVSLPGVARNESEFQSSREDDFNCDVEPSGKIVIKGVTTTGETIVCKNSQIFQMQTQNLCPPGHFSISFQLPGPVDHQQCSGSFGIDGLLEGIVKKR; translated from the exons ATGGCTTCCCCTATTAG GCGTGGGggatcaagaaaagaaaacaatgagTCAGAGCACTTAAATTCCCAGCAAGCCATTCTTGATGTGGCACCTCTCAACAGTGTTCCATACATTGGTCCGCCTACTCCTCATAGCTATACTGCATCATCTTCAACCAAAAGGTCTGGTGAGACCGTGGAAAAAGTTGGGTCAGCTCTAATATTTCTGCCTTCACTTTCCACTCAGGAAGGGTGGAATAATGTTGTTGCTGCCACAAGAGTTAGGGTTGAATTGACTGGGAGTGCAGCTATGGGAAAGATTGGACCAGCAATAGGACTAATGGACATTGGTGAATCCAAAGATTCTTACTGTTTTCGTGTCTCATTGCCAGGGGTAGCAAGAAATGAGAGTGAGTTTCAATCATCCCGTGAAG ATGATTTCAATTGTGACGTGGAACCTAGTGGAAAAATAGTAATAAAGGGAGTAACAACGACTGGTGAAACAATAGTGTGCAAGAACTCTCAAATCTTTCAGATGCAGACACAAAATTTGTGCCCACCAGGGCACTTCTCTATCTCATTCCAGCTGCCAGGTCCAGTTGATCACCAACAATGTTCTGGTTCCTTCGGGATTGATGGGCTTTTGGAAGGAATTGTGAAAAAGAGGTGA
- the LOC121262379 gene encoding nuclear transcription factor Y subunit C-3-like codes for MDQQGHSQPPPMGAVGGGSQLPYAINPYQTNQMTGQLTHPSVGAQPAGVQLAQHQLAYQHIHQQQQQQLQQQLQSFWANQYQEIEKVTDFKNHSLPLARIKKIMKADEDVRMISAEAPVIFARACEMFILELTLRSWNHTEENKRRTLQKNDIAAAITRTDIFDFLVDIVPREDLKDEVLSSIPRGTMPVGGHADALPYCYMPPHHAPPVGTPGMIMGKPAMDPAMYAQQPHPYMAQQMWQQAPEQQQSPSDH; via the coding sequence ATGGATCAGCAAGGGCATAGCCAGCCCCCACCAATGGGAGCAGTTGGTGGTGGATCCCAATTGCCATATGCCATTAACCCATATCAGACGAACCAAATGACCGGGCAGCTGACTCATCCATCTGTTGGGGCTCAGCCTGCTGGAGTTCAGCTTGCACAACACCAACTTGCTTATCAGCATATCCAccagcaacaacaacagcaacttCAGCAACAACTCCAATCTTTTTGGGCAAATCAGTACCAAGAAATTGAGAAGGTAACCGATTTCAAGAACCATAGCCTTCCTTTAGCAAGGATAAAGAAGATTATGAAAGCTGATGAGGATGTAAGAATGATATCAGCTGAGGCACCAGTAATATTTGCCAGGGCATGCGAAATGTTCATCTTGGAGTTGACATTGCGATCTTGGAAtcacacagaagagaacaaaagGAGGACACTTCAAAAGAATGACATTGCAGCGGCAATCACAAGGACTGATATATTTGATTTCTTAGTTGACATTGTGCCAAGGGAGGATCTGAAAGATGAAGTACTTTCATCAATCCCAAGAGGAACAATGCCTGTTGGGGGGCATGCTGATGCTCTCCCTTATTGCTATATGCCACCTCATCATGCACCACCAGTTGGGACTCCTGGGATGATCATGGGTAAGCCTGCAATGGACCCAGCTATGTACGCTCAACAGCCACATCCCTATATGGCTCAACAGATGTGGCAACAGGCACCAGAGCAACAGCAATCGCCTTCAGATCATTAG
- the LOC121262380 gene encoding signal peptidase complex subunit 3B-like, protein MHSFGYRANALLTFAVTILALMCAMASISDNFNHPSPSAHVEVLNINWFQKQSKGNDEVSMQLNISADLQSLFTWNTKQVFVFVAAEYGTPKNSLNQISLWDGIIPSREHAKFWIHTSNKYHFIDQGSNLRGKEFNLTLHWHVMPKTGKMFADKLVMTGYRLPEEYR, encoded by the exons ATGCATTCCTTTGGGTACAGAGCCAACGCTTTGCTAACCTTCGCGGTGACCATCCTCGCCCTCATGTGCGCCATGGCCTCCATCTCCGACAATTTCAACCACCCCTCGCCCTCTGCCCATGTCGAG GTGTTGAACATTAACTGGTTTCAGAAGCAATCAAAGGGTAACGACGAG GTCAGCATGCAATTGAATATATCAGCGGACTTACAGTCATTGTTCACATGGAATACAAAGCAg GTTTTCGTATTTGTAGCTGCCGAGTATGGAACTCCAAAGAATTCCTTAAATCAG ATCTCCCTTTGGGATGGCATCATTCCTTCTAGAGAGCATGCAAAGTTTTGGATTCATACCTCAAACAAGTACCATTTCATTGATCAG GGAAGCAATCTCCGAGGTAAAGAGTTTAACCTGACATTGCATTGGCATGTCATGCCCAAGACTGGCAAAATGTTTGCTGATAAACTAGTCATGACCGGATACCGCTTGCCAGAAGAATACAGATGA